Proteins from a single region of Desulfobacter postgatei 2ac9:
- a CDS encoding efflux RND transporter periplasmic adaptor subunit, producing MKKLPFQKRTLALAAVLVPLLALFVYVALRSGPLAPVAVVLVTVENKSLSPALFGIGTLEARHTYKIGPTVSGRVKRLDVHVGDRVKAGQVLGEMDPVDLIEHIRAQDATLKQADAQLNEAQVRRDYAQTQALRYEQLLQARSTSEEVVATKQHDLLVAKAGLIAAREEVSRLHAERDALEAQRSNLSLIAPVDSLVVSRDAEPGTTVVAGQDVVELIDPNTLWVNARFDQIRAQGLAAGLSARIVLRSQAGEQRAGHVLRIEPMADAVTEETLAKVVFDQIPDPLPPVGELVEVTVTLPTLGATPIVPNAAIHNIDGRLGVWQVTHDDLHFTPVSLGIADLEGRVQIQEGLKAGDRIVVYSENTLNAHSRIHVVDHIPGVTP from the coding sequence ATGAAAAAATTGCCTTTCCAAAAACGTACATTGGCGCTGGCAGCTGTACTTGTTCCTCTACTTGCTCTTTTTGTTTATGTAGCCTTACGTTCCGGGCCGCTTGCCCCGGTAGCCGTTGTCTTGGTCACGGTCGAGAATAAGAGCCTTTCCCCGGCACTATTCGGCATCGGAACCCTTGAAGCCCGTCATACCTACAAGATTGGTCCAACAGTTTCGGGACGGGTCAAGCGCCTGGACGTACACGTAGGAGATCGTGTCAAGGCTGGGCAAGTCCTTGGTGAAATGGACCCGGTAGATCTTATTGAACATATTAGGGCTCAAGATGCCACGCTGAAACAAGCAGACGCTCAATTAAACGAAGCGCAGGTGCGTCGGGATTATGCCCAGACACAGGCTTTGCGTTACGAGCAGTTACTTCAGGCACGTTCCACCAGCGAGGAAGTGGTAGCCACTAAGCAACACGACCTATTGGTTGCAAAAGCGGGGTTGATTGCGGCACGGGAGGAGGTATCCCGTTTACATGCCGAACGGGACGCGTTAGAGGCGCAGCGCAGTAATTTGTCTCTTATTGCGCCAGTTGACAGTCTGGTCGTTTCGCGTGATGCCGAACCGGGAACCACCGTGGTCGCAGGTCAGGATGTCGTAGAGCTGATCGATCCAAACACGCTCTGGGTCAATGCCCGATTTGATCAAATTCGTGCACAGGGTCTCGCCGCTGGTTTATCAGCCCGGATCGTATTACGTTCCCAGGCAGGAGAACAGAGGGCAGGACACGTTCTGAGAATTGAACCCATGGCCGACGCGGTAACGGAGGAAACGCTTGCCAAGGTTGTCTTCGATCAAATTCCTGATCCGCTGCCGCCTGTCGGCGAACTGGTGGAAGTCACGGTCACCTTGCCGACCCTTGGGGCAACGCCGATTGTCCCCAATGCCGCCATCCACAACATTGACGGCAGACTGGGCGTGTGGCAGGTCACCCATGACGATCTTCACTTTACACCCGTTTCACTGGGGATTGCAGACTTGGAGGGCCGTGTGCAGATACAAGAAGGGCTCAAGGCGGGTGACCGGATAGTGGTCTACAGCGAAAACACCTTGAATGCGCACAGCCGGATTCACGTCGTTGACCATATTCCGGGGGTGACGCCATGA
- the tnpA gene encoding IS66 family insertion sequence element accessory protein TnpA yields the protein MSKANKKNQKRTQFWKHHIKQWSESGMSQNAYCRQHDLRPNQFTYWKSKFKNQTLFPEFVQVPSTQITQVLNRSEQKGLRLNIDNRFQIEIPDGFSQTTLAQVLQVLGRC from the coding sequence ATGTCAAAAGCAAACAAGAAAAATCAAAAGCGCACCCAATTCTGGAAGCACCATATTAAACAATGGTCTGAATCCGGCATGTCACAGAATGCATACTGTAGGCAACATGACTTAAGGCCCAACCAGTTTACATACTGGAAAAGCAAATTCAAAAACCAGACCCTTTTTCCAGAATTCGTTCAGGTCCCTTCAACACAAATCACCCAGGTTCTAAACCGTTCTGAGCAAAAAGGATTAAGGCTGAATATAGATAACCGATTTCAGATCGAAATACCGGATGGATTTTCCCAGACAACCCTAGCCCAGGTGCTCCAAGTATTGGGGAGGTGCTGA
- a CDS encoding response regulator has protein sequence MTLNRGLVHVIKKMGYDVYSTKSGEQALKQIKQHSFDLVISDFKLPGIDGKQVLKAAKKYDAGIMFIMITAYGTVDTAVSAMKEGAEDYILKPFDMEELKVVVKRRWR, from the coding sequence ATGACTTTAAACAGAGGCTTGGTACATGTCATTAAAAAAATGGGGTACGATGTATATTCCACAAAGTCCGGAGAACAAGCCCTGAAACAGATCAAGCAGCATTCATTTGATCTGGTGATTTCAGATTTCAAACTGCCTGGCATTGACGGTAAGCAGGTTTTAAAAGCAGCAAAAAAATACGATGCTGGTATCATGTTTATCATGATCACAGCATATGGCACAGTAGATACAGCCGTTTCTGCCATGAAAGAAGGGGCTGAAGATTATATTCTGAAACCCTTTGATATGGAAGAACTCAAAGTTGTAGTCAAAAGACGTTGGAGAA
- a CDS encoding sensor histidine kinase, which yields MIEDKAASYLTNQAKRNAEAIKLFMIERVNDIHLISSIWDISETNFSAHIDQIVNDQHRPYVDVFIMTQSGQFVFSTGEEKIDSKVLEMAACDTLSWQGIKMPKIFSMTKNNNYIPVLMLSKPLSSGTVTKDRHFLYCLIDFRSISVLLRDNNMEATGEVYLVNEEGLFLSTSRFGAKILETKISMKKQLPEGNLPAYQAIDYRGKSVLQASQNVDPFGWIVMADQDMVEILNRIKTLEKKAFFYALITGGLVLVLAFFISTSIANMVKEKYQREKQMEFQAIQKEKLASMGLLTSGLAHELNTPLANALLYTQIALEEMEEQPFDKESISQHLLTVIDEIKHGSSVIKNLLYFSRHTQSDLQTVNCNDLLTKLMEITIPHCDAKNIHVEMTLMPDIPDVLADPSTLQSIITNLVANAIEAMPDGGVLTLSTRYIPVLKLVKIEVTDSGIGICQEDMSNIFNPFYSTKKPGEGTGLGLFISYEMARKLGGDLKVVSATQDDASKPGTNFTLELPTGG from the coding sequence ATGATTGAAGACAAAGCAGCGTCCTATTTAACCAATCAGGCCAAAAGAAACGCTGAAGCCATTAAACTGTTCATGATAGAGCGGGTGAATGATATTCATCTGATCAGCAGTATTTGGGATATTTCAGAGACAAACTTCAGCGCTCATATTGATCAAATAGTGAACGACCAGCATAGACCCTATGTTGACGTTTTCATCATGACGCAATCCGGGCAATTCGTCTTCAGTACAGGAGAAGAAAAGATTGATTCAAAAGTTCTGGAGATGGCGGCATGCGATACACTATCCTGGCAGGGAATAAAAATGCCGAAAATATTCAGCATGACTAAAAACAATAATTACATCCCAGTATTAATGCTGTCAAAACCCCTGTCATCGGGTACAGTCACAAAAGATAGGCATTTTTTATATTGCCTGATCGACTTTAGATCAATAAGTGTGTTGCTCAGAGACAATAATATGGAGGCGACCGGCGAAGTCTATTTGGTTAACGAAGAGGGATTGTTTTTATCCACATCCCGATTTGGCGCCAAAATCCTTGAAACCAAGATTTCAATGAAAAAACAATTGCCCGAAGGTAATTTGCCTGCATATCAGGCCATTGACTATCGGGGTAAATCTGTTCTGCAGGCCAGCCAGAATGTCGATCCGTTTGGCTGGATCGTAATGGCGGATCAGGACATGGTAGAGATACTGAATCGTATCAAGACGCTGGAGAAAAAGGCATTTTTTTATGCCCTCATAACCGGAGGACTTGTTTTGGTTTTGGCTTTTTTTATATCAACGTCCATTGCAAATATGGTCAAGGAAAAATACCAGCGTGAAAAGCAAATGGAATTTCAGGCGATTCAGAAAGAAAAATTAGCATCTATGGGTCTTCTAACCTCCGGCCTCGCCCATGAATTGAACACGCCTTTGGCAAATGCGTTGCTTTATACGCAAATTGCCCTTGAGGAGATGGAAGAGCAACCTTTTGACAAGGAGAGCATATCTCAGCATTTGTTGACTGTGATTGATGAAATTAAGCATGGCAGCAGTGTCATAAAAAATCTTTTGTATTTCTCAAGACACACACAAAGTGACCTGCAAACAGTCAATTGCAATGATCTTCTGACAAAATTGATGGAAATCACTATTCCTCACTGTGACGCAAAAAATATTCATGTTGAAATGACTTTAATGCCTGATATCCCAGATGTTTTGGCAGATCCCAGCACCCTGCAGTCCATCATTACGAATCTTGTGGCAAACGCCATCGAGGCCATGCCTGATGGCGGCGTTCTTACATTGAGCACCCGCTATATTCCAGTCTTGAAACTGGTAAAAATTGAGGTGACAGATTCCGGTATCGGTATCTGCCAGGAGGATATGTCAAATATATTTAATCCGTTCTATTCAACCAAAAAGCCGGGGGAGGGAACGGGCTTGGGACTTTTTATCAGTTATGAAATGGCAAGGAAACTGGGCGGTGATTTAAAGGTGGTCAGTGCAACCCAGGACGATGCGAGCAAACCTGGGACAAATTTCACCCTTGAACTTCCAACTGGGGGCTAG
- a CDS encoding reverse transcriptase domain-containing protein, translating into CDGRVELFRYCDDVVICCQFEYDANRITQALGKRLERFGLKLNELKTKLVSFSKQEMRSGKKQGTFDFLGFTFYLGKARKGFIVPKLKTCGKRFRSKLKKIGAWARSVKDRFDLKEIWRRFCSKMRGHIRYYGVSNNGKCLSQFRNHAVLIMFKWLNRRSQRKSFNWEKFKLFLEAYPPPKVRIYHTLF; encoded by the coding sequence ATTGTGACGGAAGGGTGGAATTGTTCCGCTATTGTGATGACGTGGTGATCTGCTGCCAGTTTGAATATGATGCAAATCGGATAACACAAGCCCTTGGTAAACGCCTCGAAAGATTTGGACTGAAGCTGAACGAACTCAAAACAAAGTTGGTATCGTTCTCAAAGCAGGAAATGAGAAGTGGTAAAAAGCAGGGTACCTTCGATTTTTTGGGTTTTACCTTTTATCTTGGTAAGGCTCGAAAGGGGTTCATCGTTCCGAAACTGAAAACTTGCGGAAAACGCTTTAGAAGTAAACTCAAGAAAATCGGGGCATGGGCTCGTAGCGTAAAAGACCGTTTTGATCTCAAGGAAATATGGCGAAGATTCTGCAGCAAGATGAGGGGACACATCCGATATTATGGGGTGTCCAACAATGGCAAATGCTTGAGCCAATTTCGAAATCATGCTGTTCTGATAATGTTTAAATGGTTAAATAGGCGAAGTCAGCGTAAATCCTTTAACTGGGAGAAATTCAAGTTGTTTCTTGAAGCGTATCCTCCGCCGAAAGTTAGGATTTATCATACCCTTTTCTAA
- a CDS encoding TetR/AcrR family transcriptional regulator, which translates to MNSSNKHLPAEKRRMATIEAVVELAGEQNPSEITTAAIAERMGVTQGAIFRHFSNKDAILQAVMEWVAERLMSRIEKAVNAESSPLAALESMFMAHVDFITKHPGIPRMLVGELQRSEDTAPKRMVQTLIGRYSDRLNLLFDQGKTCGEVDRNLDKETAATLFIGTIQGLVMQSLIAGDVGYMSRIAPKVFAIYQRGIRSAS; encoded by the coding sequence ATGAACTCATCAAATAAACATCTTCCGGCTGAGAAACGACGGATGGCGACGATAGAGGCGGTGGTAGAGTTGGCTGGTGAACAGAACCCGAGCGAGATTACCACGGCTGCCATAGCCGAACGTATGGGAGTGACCCAGGGTGCTATTTTTCGTCATTTTTCAAACAAGGATGCCATCTTACAGGCCGTTATGGAATGGGTGGCAGAACGGTTAATGTCCCGCATCGAAAAAGCAGTAAACGCAGAGTCATCTCCTCTTGCCGCACTTGAAAGCATGTTTATGGCGCATGTAGATTTTATAACAAAGCATCCCGGTATTCCCCGTATGCTGGTTGGGGAATTGCAGCGCTCTGAAGATACCGCTCCCAAGCGGATGGTTCAAACGCTCATCGGCCGTTATTCAGATCGCCTAAATCTTTTGTTTGACCAGGGAAAGACCTGCGGTGAAGTTGACAGAAATCTTGATAAGGAGACTGCGGCCACGCTTTTCATCGGCACCATTCAGGGATTGGTCATGCAGTCGTTGATAGCTGGGGATGTGGGTTATATGAGCCGCATTGCGCCAAAAGTCTTTGCAATCTATCAAAGAGGCATCAGGAGTGCATCATGA
- a CDS encoding MarC family NAAT transporter gives MGDYFFELISYVILVFTGIFPIANPFSTAPVFLALTINNSKKERNRIAAKASIYMAIILLLFLCVGALILGFFNISIPGLRIAGGLIIIVTGIKMLFPDTNRTNEVHLPSENENIAFTPLAMPLLSGPGSISVVLSMSDRVSSAHSTKEMLIGYCVVALGIILTVFACWAVLRSSAKISRFMGKSGIDVLTRMMAFFLVAIGVEFFLGGISEYINNARFTTMV, from the coding sequence ATGGGTGACTATTTTTTTGAACTGATAAGCTATGTAATTCTAGTCTTTACCGGCATTTTTCCCATCGCTAATCCATTTAGTACTGCACCTGTTTTTCTGGCATTGACTATAAATAACAGTAAAAAAGAACGTAATCGAATAGCCGCCAAGGCCTCAATATATATGGCTATTATTCTTTTGTTATTCCTGTGTGTCGGTGCCCTTATTCTGGGTTTTTTCAACATAAGCATTCCCGGATTACGAATTGCAGGTGGGCTTATAATTATTGTCACAGGAATAAAAATGCTCTTCCCGGATACCAACCGGACGAATGAGGTTCATTTACCTTCGGAAAACGAGAATATCGCGTTTACCCCATTGGCAATGCCTCTATTGAGCGGCCCCGGTTCAATAAGTGTCGTGTTGTCGATGTCCGACAGAGTGTCGAGTGCTCACTCGACTAAGGAAATGCTCATTGGTTATTGTGTAGTTGCCCTTGGAATAATACTTACCGTTTTTGCCTGCTGGGCGGTACTCCGATCATCAGCAAAAATAAGTAGATTTATGGGAAAGTCGGGCATAGATGTGCTGACGAGAATGATGGCCTTTTTTTTGGTAGCAATCGGCGTTGAATTTTTCCTCGGCGGCATAAGTGAATATATCAACAATGCAAGATTTACTACCATGGTGTGA
- a CDS encoding ABC transporter ATP-binding protein — protein MTAKGIRIQGLKKRYGSGDTAVDALKEVDMHVAPGEVVGLIGPSGSGKSTLLKCLGAVIEPTAGKMILGDDVIYDDGWKVKDLRALRRDRIGFVFQAPYLIPFLDVTDNVALLPMLAGMPNAGARKRAIELFKALDVEHRAKAMPSQLSGGEQQRVAIARGLVNRPPVILADEPTAPLDSERALAVIRILNDMAKKFETAIIVVTHDEKIIPTFKRIYNIRDGVTYEEEGEGRDFE, from the coding sequence ATGACTGCTAAAGGTATTCGTATCCAGGGATTAAAAAAACGTTATGGAAGCGGCGATACCGCCGTTGATGCTCTGAAGGAGGTAGACATGCACGTTGCGCCGGGCGAGGTCGTTGGACTGATAGGTCCTTCTGGATCTGGAAAAAGTACGCTCCTTAAATGTTTGGGAGCGGTGATTGAGCCGACCGCCGGAAAAATGATACTCGGAGATGACGTCATTTATGACGACGGGTGGAAGGTCAAAGATCTTCGTGCCTTGCGGCGGGATCGGATCGGCTTTGTATTCCAGGCACCTTATCTGATTCCTTTCCTCGACGTCACCGACAACGTCGCTCTTCTGCCCATGCTGGCGGGAATGCCAAACGCCGGGGCGCGTAAACGGGCAATAGAATTGTTCAAAGCACTTGATGTGGAACATCGCGCCAAGGCCATGCCTTCTCAACTCTCTGGTGGAGAACAGCAGCGAGTGGCTATTGCACGGGGACTGGTCAATCGTCCCCCGGTAATATTGGCCGATGAACCGACCGCTCCGCTTGATAGTGAGCGCGCCCTGGCTGTAATCCGGATATTGAATGATATGGCCAAAAAATTTGAGACCGCCATTATTGTCGTCACCCACGATGAAAAAATCATTCCCACCTTTAAACGCATTTATAACATCCGTGACGGGGTAACCTATGAAGAAGAAGGTGAAGGACGTGACTTCGAATGA
- the tnpB gene encoding IS66 family insertion sequence element accessory protein TnpB (TnpB, as the term is used for proteins encoded by IS66 family insertion elements, is considered an accessory protein, since TnpC, encoded by a neighboring gene, is a DDE family transposase.) — translation MFSPTQNLKIHIALGSTDMRKSIDGLSILVSETLNLDPFSGHMFVFCNRKQNILKILYWDRNGFCLWHKRRWKRPQQPEKWFQDP, via the coding sequence ATGTTTTCTCCCACCCAGAATTTAAAAATTCATATTGCACTTGGGAGCACTGATATGCGCAAATCCATTGATGGGTTATCCATACTTGTGAGTGAAACATTGAATTTAGATCCATTCTCAGGACATATGTTTGTATTCTGTAATCGGAAACAGAATATATTGAAAATCCTGTATTGGGATCGTAATGGATTCTGTCTCTGGCACAAGAGGCGGTGGAAGCGGCCTCAACAGCCAGAGAAATGGTTTCAAGATCCCG
- a CDS encoding ABC transporter permease, which produces MISLAGRDIMHSWGKFVFTGMGLGLLIGITLSMAGIYRGMVDDAKVLLDNSGAELWVVQKNTLGPYAESSSLYDDLWRGIRGMAGVKRAANITYLTMQVAKQEGDVRAMVTGITPGGPGTPGWPPHLVAGRQITRSHYEAVADIASGFKLGDRIQIRRNQYTVVGLTRRMVSSNGDPMVFIPLKDAQEAQFLKDNDAIRRQRRRTAEDPSFNRPEVPGLFDAVIASQTTNPYVNAVLVRVEAGHNPEEVAESIRRWKRLTVYTRSQMEEILVGKLIATSARQIFMFLVILSIVSSAIVAFIIYTLTLGKIREIAVLKLIGTRNRTIVGLIMQQSIALGLIGFVVGKISATLLMAPIFPKYVLLQPLDSVMGFMAVVMICVLSSIIAIRAALRVDPAEAIGG; this is translated from the coding sequence ATGATCAGTTTGGCAGGACGCGACATCATGCACTCATGGGGAAAGTTCGTCTTTACCGGTATGGGCCTTGGGCTGCTCATCGGCATCACACTGTCTATGGCAGGGATTTATCGTGGCATGGTGGACGATGCCAAAGTATTGCTCGACAACAGCGGTGCTGAGCTTTGGGTGGTGCAGAAGAACACACTTGGTCCCTACGCCGAGTCATCAAGTCTATACGATGATCTCTGGCGTGGGATTCGAGGCATGGCGGGGGTGAAACGGGCGGCGAACATCACGTATCTAACCATGCAGGTGGCCAAACAAGAAGGTGACGTGCGTGCCATGGTTACCGGCATCACGCCCGGAGGGCCAGGAACACCCGGCTGGCCTCCCCATCTCGTCGCGGGTCGTCAGATTACTCGAAGCCATTACGAGGCCGTCGCCGACATCGCTTCCGGATTTAAACTTGGTGACCGTATCCAGATCCGCCGTAACCAATACACCGTAGTCGGGCTGACCAGGAGGATGGTCTCTTCCAATGGCGACCCGATGGTGTTCATTCCGCTTAAAGATGCCCAGGAAGCCCAGTTTCTCAAGGATAATGACGCCATCCGGAGGCAGCGTCGACGCACGGCCGAGGACCCTTCCTTCAACCGGCCCGAAGTGCCCGGTCTGTTTGATGCGGTTATTGCCTCGCAAACCACCAACCCTTACGTCAATGCTGTTTTAGTGCGGGTTGAAGCAGGCCATAACCCGGAAGAAGTCGCTGAGTCGATCCGCCGCTGGAAGCGCTTAACCGTCTACACCCGCAGCCAGATGGAGGAGATTCTGGTTGGCAAGCTGATCGCTACCTCCGCCAGACAGATCTTCATGTTCCTGGTGATCCTTTCGATTGTCAGCTCCGCCATTGTCGCCTTCATCATCTACACCCTGACGCTCGGAAAAATTCGTGAAATTGCCGTCTTGAAACTGATTGGCACCAGGAATCGCACCATTGTCGGCTTGATCATGCAACAGTCCATCGCTCTGGGTTTGATCGGCTTTGTGGTGGGAAAGATCTCGGCAACTTTATTAATGGCGCCAATCTTTCCCAAATATGTGCTGCTGCAACCACTCGACTCCGTTATGGGTTTTATGGCCGTGGTCATGATCTGCGTACTGTCGAGCATTATCGCCATTCGTGCCGCACTCAGGGTCGACCCGGCCGAGGCCATAGGGGGCTGA
- the ric gene encoding iron-sulfur cluster repair di-iron protein, which translates to MNKSNAEKNRPLKISPEQTVRELVVQHPQLRSQLEKLGIDYCCGGLRPLSAAVQAAGLNWRTVEDKLKQAWSSAQKEEPATDWNAATLTVLADHILDKHHAFTKEELLRLDGLLQKVQRAHDEKHGELLNQLRQLFDGLAEELSAHLLKEEQILFPAIKGIDAFMSGTGPRPVVHCGTIENPIRQMMLEHDYAGNVLVDIRKLTGNYRLPADGCRTFAALYDGLQALEADLHEHIHLENNILFPKSTAQEAMINS; encoded by the coding sequence ATGAATAAATCAAACGCAGAAAAAAACCGTCCGTTAAAGATCAGCCCGGAGCAAACCGTCCGCGAACTGGTGGTACAGCACCCTCAGCTGCGGTCACAGTTGGAAAAGCTTGGGATCGACTATTGCTGCGGAGGACTGCGTCCTTTGTCCGCCGCGGTGCAGGCGGCCGGGCTGAACTGGCGCACGGTTGAAGACAAACTGAAACAGGCCTGGAGTTCCGCGCAAAAAGAGGAGCCTGCTACGGACTGGAATGCGGCCACGCTCACCGTCTTGGCCGACCATATTCTCGACAAGCACCACGCCTTCACAAAGGAAGAGCTATTGCGTCTCGACGGACTGCTGCAGAAGGTTCAGCGCGCTCACGACGAAAAACACGGTGAGCTGCTGAATCAGCTGCGGCAACTGTTTGACGGGCTCGCTGAAGAACTCTCGGCGCACCTGCTGAAAGAGGAGCAGATTCTCTTCCCAGCCATCAAGGGCATTGATGCCTTTATGTCGGGAACCGGCCCTCGGCCGGTCGTCCACTGCGGAACAATTGAAAACCCGATTCGACAGATGATGCTGGAGCATGATTACGCGGGGAATGTCTTGGTAGACATCCGCAAGCTGACCGGAAATTACCGGCTTCCCGCCGATGGCTGCCGGACCTTTGCGGCGCTCTACGACGGACTTCAGGCTTTGGAGGCCGACCTGCACGAGCACATTCATCTGGAAAACAACATCCTGTTCCCGAAAAGCACGGCGCAGGAAGCGATGATAAATTCCTGA
- a CDS encoding sigma-54-dependent transcriptional regulator, with protein MGYDVYSTKSGEQALKQIKQHSFDLVISDLKLPGIDGKQILKAAKKYDAGIMFIMITAYGTVDTAVSAMKEGAEDYILKPFDMEELKVVVKKTLEKKSLLIDNIHLKRQLKQEYSFDNIIGNSPSMMAVFKTIHHVKDSKSTVLICGETGTGKELVAKAIHYNGDRAAKPYIPVNCAAINENLMSSELFGHVKGAYTGAISDKQGFFEAADGGTLFLDEIGDIGKGLQQTLLRAIESGEIRPVGSFERKIVQVRIIAATNKNLEDMVEKGRFREDLYYRLNVVTINLPPLRERIDDVALLAFYFLRRYAAQNNKQIDQISYDALKLMEKYNWPGNVRELENIIERATLFEETPALTVESLPSIFRHSVSRTPRRNINSLDQMNRTHIEEVLESTGGNKTEASKILGINRSTLYRIMKRFKSKRLANPIYKSLACHEKMSHLLISGGSSYVKSKQEKSKAHPILEAPY; from the coding sequence ATGGGGTACGATGTATATTCCACAAAGTCCGGAGAACAAGCCCTGAAACAGATCAAGCAGCATTCATTTGATCTGGTGATTTCAGATTTAAAACTGCCTGGCATTGACGGTAAGCAGATTTTAAAAGCAGCAAAAAAATACGATGCTGGTATCATGTTTATCATGATCACAGCATATGGCACAGTAGATACGGCAGTGTCTGCCATGAAAGAAGGGGCTGAAGATTATATTCTGAAACCCTTTGATATGGAAGAACTCAAAGTTGTAGTCAAAAAGACGTTGGAGAAAAAATCCCTGCTCATCGATAATATCCATTTAAAACGTCAGTTAAAACAGGAATATTCCTTTGATAATATCATAGGGAACAGCCCCTCAATGATGGCGGTTTTTAAAACTATCCACCATGTAAAAGATTCCAAAAGCACAGTACTGATTTGTGGCGAAACCGGTACCGGAAAAGAACTAGTGGCAAAGGCCATACATTATAATGGAGACAGGGCAGCAAAACCCTACATCCCGGTCAATTGTGCCGCAATCAATGAAAATTTGATGAGCAGTGAATTATTCGGACATGTTAAAGGCGCATATACCGGAGCGATATCGGATAAGCAGGGTTTTTTTGAGGCTGCCGACGGGGGCACCTTGTTCCTTGATGAAATCGGGGATATTGGCAAAGGGCTTCAACAAACCCTTCTAAGAGCTATTGAGAGTGGAGAAATCCGACCAGTAGGATCATTTGAACGGAAGATCGTTCAGGTTCGAATTATCGCTGCCACTAATAAAAATCTTGAGGATATGGTCGAAAAAGGTCGCTTCAGAGAAGATTTGTACTATAGACTTAATGTCGTCACCATCAATTTACCGCCATTGCGTGAACGCATTGATGATGTTGCGCTGTTGGCCTTTTATTTCTTGAGACGTTATGCTGCCCAGAACAACAAGCAGATTGATCAAATATCCTACGATGCCTTAAAATTGATGGAAAAATACAATTGGCCTGGAAATGTGAGAGAGTTAGAAAACATTATCGAAAGAGCTACTTTATTCGAAGAAACCCCTGCGTTAACAGTAGAAAGCCTTCCCAGCATTTTCAGACACTCTGTCTCAAGAACCCCTCGCAGGAATATCAATTCATTGGATCAGATGAACAGAACGCACATTGAGGAAGTGCTGGAATCCACCGGAGGTAATAAAACCGAGGCCTCCAAAATTCTGGGTATCAATCGCTCTACGCTTTATCGGATTATGAAACGATTCAAAAGTAAGCGGTTAGCAAACCCCATCTACAAATCGTTAGCGTGCCATGAGAAGATGAGCCATCTTTTAATTAGCGGAGGTTCATCATATGTCAAAAGCAAACAAGAAAAATCAAAAGCGCACCCAATTCTGGAAGCACCATATTAA
- a CDS encoding sensor histidine kinase produces HTQSDLQTVNCNDLLTKLMEITIPHCDAKNIHVEMTLMPDIPDVLADPSTLQSIITNLVANAIEAMPDGGVLTLSTRYIPVLKLVKIEVTDSGIGICQEDMSNIFNPFYSTKKPGEGTGLGLFISYEMARKLGGDLKVVSATQDDASKPGTNFTLELPTGG; encoded by the coding sequence ACACACACAAAGTGACCTGCAAACAGTCAATTGCAATGATCTTCTGACAAAATTGATGGAAATCACTATTCCTCACTGTGACGCAAAAAATATTCATGTTGAAATGACTTTAATGCCTGATATCCCAGATGTTTTGGCAGATCCCAGCACCCTGCAGTCCATCATTACGAATCTTGTGGCAAACGCCATCGAGGCCATGCCTGATGGCGGCGTTCTTACATTGAGCACCCGCTATATTCCAGTCTTGAAACTGGTAAAAATTGAGGTGACAGATTCCGGTATCGGTATCTGCCAGGAGGATATGTCAAATATATTTAATCCGTTCTATTCAACCAAAAAGCCGGGGGAGGGAACGGGCTTGGGACTTTTTATCAGTTATGAAATGGCAAGGAAACTGGGCGGTGATTTAAAGGTGGTCAGTGCAACCCAGGACGATGCGAGCAAACCTGGGACAAATTTCACCCTTGAACTTCCAACTGGGGGCTAG